GCTCAATCTGGGGAATGGGAGCTGCATACTCTCATCAATGAATTTCTAGGGCATCTTGTTCGGGTTGGTCGCTGCAAGAGGCCCTACATCAAATATAGCTACATGTACGCTCGCTTTCAGAAAAAACACACACTATATCAGCAGCGATGCGACTCCTCTGCGGGTCGTCAAGACTAGACCGATGACAGACCGACCGACCAGTGTCGCAAATTGCTCCATGTATAAGGGCAGCGAACTTCACCCCACGACATACGAAGCCTCTACCAGGAAGCCAATCGTGAGCTTCACGTGGCGGTGCACGGCAGACCAGTCAATCTTCTCGAGAGACTGTTCATATTGTCAGCGCGGGTACTACTTCCGATTGAACCTGCGTAAGCTGGACTCACATCTCGAGACGAATGGATGTTGGGGTTCATGGCGTCGAATGTGTCCTCGCCAACAAAAGCCGAAGCTACGACCAGCCGTCAGTAAACAAGGACGCTTTACACAACAGTACGTGTCTCAGCCCTGCCGGCTTGCATGAACTTACGGAAGCCATTGGAGCGGCCGCTCGCGTGATCGGAGCAGCCGTAGCCGCACCGCGACGTAGACGGCTCAAGGCCCGTGTACTGCTTGACAATCGTACGCACGTACGTCGTCAGCGGCACGTCCACGTTGTCGGTGAAGACGGCCGGCCTCTTGTTCGGGGAGTACCCCGTCATGTCCTGGTTGAGGAACGCGGTGACCTTTTTGCCCGTCTGCTTGTAGTTGGCGTACACCTCCTTGGAGCCCAGGagcccgccctcctcgcccgcgtaCCAGTGGAACTCGAGCGTGTTCTTGGGCTtgatgccgctgctggcgatgacgcgcagcgcctcgaggatggTGACGGAGCCAGAcccgttgtcgtcggcgccgggggagcgcgcgctgggcgaccCAACGGTCGAGTCCATGTGCGCGCCGACAATCACTACATCCGGTTCAGTCAGATGTTGTCGCAGCATGACGTAGCAATATCTGATGCTTTCGCGCTACGTCAGAGAAGTTTGGGAGTTGAGTCACGCACCGAGGTTGGACGACTCGCCGGGCAGCTGCGCAATGATGGAGGGTTGATTAAAGCGATGCTTGAACTGCTTCACCGTGATTGCGGAgttggccgcggccgtcttcttgacTTGATCAAACAGCCAGTTTGACGCTtccaagcccgtcgacgactgGTAGTGACGAGTGTGAAAGCTTCCAAAGCAAGACTGGTCAGTCACGACTCACTCCTCTTCCAACATGAAACGTCCATGGTTTATCTTTCAGGTAGAGAATGCACATGCACTTACCTGGTCAAGGACTTCAGCCAGCTCTGAGGCCCATTTGTGTTGGACTGTGAAATGAGCTTGTTCGCCTCCTCGACATGCTGCGGTCCACTCGGGTACGTCGCGGCAATCTTCGCCAGCGATGCCGATCCCGTCTGGCCAGACAGGACCGCGAGAACTTCCTTGTCCTGAACAAAGGTGAGTCCATGGCGGTCTCCAACACGAGCTTTGAAGCGTACATACCTCGACGTCAGTGATGTCGATAAATGTGATGCCTTTGGAGGTAAACTTGCTCCAAAAGTCCTTCTCGTCAACCCACTGGCCCGGGTCCTGCTCCGACGTCTTGACAAGACGGAGGGAGCCTCGGCCAGGCGCAACGCTCCCCGCCGGGGCGGCAAAAGCGAgggggcagctcgccgctAGGACGACAAGGGCAGCGTTGACGTGCATGATGGGTATGGCTCGACACTCTTTAATGTTCTTGTGGGCTGCTCAGGGCTGTTCCTACAAGCTGTCCACTTCGCAACCCGGGAAAATCGCTCGCTCTTATACCGCCCCGATCTTATCATCAACACGAAGGCATCACTTCCCTGTTTTCCTGGTTCTGGTTGAGACAGACCTCTTCCTGCCCGAGCTGCCTCCTTGGGCGCTGGGCACACGGAGCGATGTCATGGTGTCATTGTCCGCAGTGAGTGCGCGACATACTAACCCAGTCAGTAGCAGGTTAAGAGTAGGCCTCGCGCATATGGCATCTCTTCGGAGCAATCATAAACATTCGGCAGGACGTCTTAAGCTTAATCTATGGGCGGGTACGCGGATCTTGGGGACAGCTGCCCGATCGAGTATAGGGGCAGGCACTGGTGAagcttggccgcctgctcAACGGGGTAGCTGGCGTACACATGAACCATGGTTTCAGGCCGCAGCCGGGCCTGTAGGGAGGTGATTGTGTCGGCTTGGAAGGGCACCAGGACCGATGATGTCCGTATCGTCGTAGGAGAGAGGCGTGCCATCCGCCGCGGGATCGGGCAGGAGGCTGAATAGAATGCACGCTGAGCTGCACCCCACGGCCGAGAGCGGCAGTTGGGCGGGTTTGAACCAGACGATACGGAGCCCCCGCAGATTGAAACGGCCGTGTGCATGATCCACTGACCTGGAGCTGTAGTGACGACACGGCTGGGGGGGCTGATAGTAGAGCGAGATGTGCCAATGGGGAGGATTGCGAGTCGAGTCGCGCAAGCATGTTTCTCTGCCCGCACTATACAGAACTCGAAGACCTGCCGTCACATTAACTTCCCACACAAGgacttgacggcggccgacATGTAGCAAGTCTGAGGACGCAATCTTCGGGTCATGGTATCGACGGAGTTGCTCGGCATCATGAACCGGGAACGTCTGGTGCTCTGCGGGCTTGGGATCCACCTCGGCGTGTTGGACGCACCTTTGATCCGGTCTCAAGTAAAGGCGAGTAAACACAACGACGCTGATTAGGTAGCAAGCGAACTTGGCACATCACCAGACCGCCTGTGCCGTGACCAGCATGGACTGTCCTGCGCTCACCAAAGCCgaggcccccctccctccaccatTTTGCATCCGATCAAGAGCAAGACACGTTTCCTCGCTTAATTTCGACAAGGTCTGTGTGTTGGCCATCAATgccgagaggcggcggtcctGCGGGCCCGCATTGACGCTCGGATTTCGC
Above is a genomic segment from Purpureocillium takamizusanense chromosome 2, complete sequence containing:
- a CDS encoding Bacterial leucyl aminopeptidase (SECRETED:SignalP(1-19~SECRETED:cutsite=AFA-AP~SECRETED:prob=0.7652)~COG:O~COG:P~MEROPS:MER0032443~EggNog:ENOG503NZJV) is translated as MHVNAALVVLAASCPLAFAAPAGSVAPGRGSLRLVKTSEQDPGQWVDEKDFWSKFTSKGITFIDITDVEDKEVLAVLSGQTGSASLAKIAATYPSGPQHVEEANKLISQSNTNGPQSWLKSLTSFHTRHYQSSTGLEASNWLFDQVKKTAAANSAITVKQFKHRFNQPSIIAQLPGESSNLVIVGAHMDSTVGSPSARSPGADDNGSGSVTILEALRVIASSGIKPKNTLEFHWYAGEEGGLLGSKEVYANYKQTGKKVTAFLNQDMTGYSPNKRPAVFTDNVDVPLTTYVRTIVKQYTGLEPSTSRCGYGCSDHASGRSNGFPSAFVGEDTFDAMNPNIHSSRDSLEKIDWSAVHRHVKLTIGFLVEASYVVG